One segment of Neoarius graeffei isolate fNeoGra1 chromosome 20, fNeoGra1.pri, whole genome shotgun sequence DNA contains the following:
- the LOC132868892 gene encoding toll-like receptor 5, which yields MIDRPSFILTLLKLCICFLLAESTTKCFIKDYKAYCALRNLYEVPVLPPYITYLDLTSNNISEIHEKSFYGLEALQVLMIQQQENRLVLRNNAFSGLSNLTKLDLAYNMNLQVDPGTFNGLFNLQILNLTECKLSDSILSGDYLRPLVSLEQLLLPGNNIHKIRPASFFVNMSKLHIVDISHNWIKSFCEEDLLHFQGKHFTHLKLRDIKMSDMSPYWSGWSKCGNPFKNMSMTVLDLSLNGFNVDMAVLFFKAIRGTKICILILNQSGSMEKGVWYSNLKDPDRNTFIDLSESGIKALDLSNASIFVLKNSVFYYMPDLEEISLAFNSINQIERDAFYGLDSLRKLNLSHNLLDKINSGTFQNLKSLETLDLSNNNIRMLMSKSFQGLSNLAQLFLSENSLQSVHTFTRLPQLKKLFLDNNKITSLYGLPSQARNITTIDLRYNRLSNAESFYMILVEFPNIEQIYLGGNMFSWCFLNAKYYVSPLNNVQVLDLHMTGLQRFWLEVQCLDMFDHLHQLQGLSLHTNYMQSLPENIFKGLTSLHYLDLSINSLTYIPNGIFPKSLKILNLTYNNLGSVDPQAFSTLTLISFLGNHFLCDCNLRDFQTWLNHTDVQMDSPAEELMCEFPEAQRGKPLLHVKLCKDEEDEKSMKQLRLTLFICFTILIMLTTTGAIIFVQLHGYCFKLYRKVIVRFVEGDQKLPANDGFMYDVYLCFSSKDIKWVTEALLKNLDTQFSDQNELRCCFEARDFIPGEDHLSNVHNAICQSKKTLCILSREFLKDGWCLEAFNLAQTKMLEEIQDVLLVLLVDNIPHYKLMKYELLRTYFHSRRYLRWPEDSQDLEWFFNHLKQSILKDNKVKHMKDDVETNHKATNCEAVTAF from the coding sequence ATGATTGACAGACCGAGTTTTATTCTGACACTTCTTAAACTCTGCATCTGTTTTCTGCTGGCAGAATCTACTACAAAATGCTTCATCAAAGATTATAAAGCCTACTGTGCCCTGAGAAACCTGTATGAGGTGCCAGTTTTGCCTCCCTATATAACTTATTTGGATCTAACCTCAAATAACATCAGTGAAATCCATGAGAAATCCTTCTATGGTTTGGAAGCACTACAAGTCCTTATGATCCAGCAACAAGAAAATCGACTTGTCTTGAGGAATAATGCCTTTAGTGGACTGTCCAATCTGACAAAACTAGATCTGGCATACAACATGAACCTACAAGTGGATCCAGGAACATTTAATGGCTTATTCAACCTTCAGATACTCAATCTTACAGAGTGCAAGTTATCTGACTCTATTCTTTCAGGAGACTATTTGAGACCTCTGGTCTCTCTGGAGCAGCTTTTACTGCCTGGAAATAATATACATAAAATCCGTCCCGCTTCTTTTTTTGTCAACATGAGCAAATTGCATATTGTAGACATCTCTCATAACTGGATTAAGAGTTTTTGTGAAGAAGATTTACTCCATTTTCAAGGTAAACACTTCACTCACCTCAAACTGCGTGACATCAAAATGTCTGACATGTCTCCGTATTGGTCTGGATGGAGTAAATGTGGAAACCCGTTCAAGAACATGTCTATGACGGTGCTTGACTTGTCTCTAAATGGCTTCAATGTTGACATGGCAGTGCTGTTCTTTAAAGCAATCAGAGGAACCAAAATTTGCATTTTGATCCTTAATCAGAGTGGCAGCATGGAAAAGGGAGTTTGGTACTCCAACCTGAAAGACCCAGACAGGAATACATTTATAGACCTGTCTGAAAGTGGCATTAAGGCTCTGGACCTGTCCAATGCCAGCATTTTTGTTCTTAAAAATTCGGTATTCTATTATATGCCAGATCTGGAGGAAATCTCATTAGCTTTTAATTCAATCAACCAAATTGAAAGAGATGCTTTTTACGGACTGGACAGTTTAAGAAAACTCAATTTGTCTCATAACCTTTTGGATAAAATTAATTCTGGAACATTTCAGAATTTAAAAAGTCTAGAGACACTGGATTTATCTAATAATAACATAAGGATGCTTATGTCTAAGTCATTTCAAGGACTGTCCAATCTAGCTCAGCTGTTTCTCTCTGAAAATTCATTACAATCTGTCCATACATTCACCCGCCTTCCACAACTCAAAAAGCTCTTCTTAGACAATAACAAAATTACATCGTTGTATGGTCTTCCAAGCCAAGCAAGAAACATCACAACTATTGATTTGAGATATAACAGGTTAAGTAATGCTGAGAGCTTCTACATGATATTAGTAGAATTCCCCAATATTGAACAAATATACCTTGGAGGCAACATGTTTTCATGGTGTTTCCTTAATGCTAAATATTATGTGTCACCTTTAAACAATGTCCAAGTTCTTGACCTCCACATGACCGGCTTGCAAAGGTTCTGGTTAGAAGTACAGTGTCTCGACATGTTTGACCACCTTCACCAGTTACAGGGGCTTTCTCTGCACACAAATTACATGCAGTCACTTCCAGAAAACATTTTCAAGGGACTCACCTCTTTGCATTATTTAGATTTGTCCATTAACTCTCTCACCTATATACCAAATGGTATATTTCCTAAAAGTCTGAAGATACTCAACCTTACTTACAATAATCTTGGTTCTGTTGATCCACAAGCCTTCAGCACCTTGACCCTCATCAGCTTTCTTGGGAACCACTTTCTTTGTGATTGCAATCTGAGAGACTTCCAGACATGGTTAAATCATACAGATGTACAAATGGATTCCCCTGCTGAGGAACTGATGTGTGAGTTTCCTGAAGCACAACGAGGGAAGCCTCTTCTGCATGTTAAACTATGTAAGGACGAAGAGGACGAGAAGAGCATGAAGCAGCTGAGGCTCACACTTTTcatctgcttcaccatacttattATGCTAACCACCACAGGGGCTATTATTTTTGTACAGCTGCATGGTTACTGCTTCAAGCTTTACAGAAAGGTGATTGTTAGATTTGtggagggagaccaaaaacttcCTGCTAATGATGGGTTCATGTATGATGTCTACTTATGTTTCAGTTCTAAAGACATCAAATGGGTGACAGAGGCACTGTTAAAAAACCTAGACACACAGTTCTCTGATCAAAATGAATTACGTTGTTGCTTTGAAGCACGAGACTTCATACCAGGAGAAGATCATCTATCTAATGTGCATAATGCTATCTGTCAAAGTAAAAAAACATTATGCATCTTGTCAAGAGAGTTTCTTAAGGATGGCTGGTGCTTGGAGGCCTTCAATCTGGCCCAGACCAAGATGTTGGAAGAGATCCAAGATGTTTTACTGGTGCTTCTTGTGGACAACATACCACATTACAAACTGATGAAATATGAACTGCTCAGAACCTACTTCCACAGCAGGAGGTATCTCAGGTGGCCAGAAGATAGCCAGGACTTGGAGTGGTTTTTCAACCATCTTAAACAAAGTATATTAAAAGACAACAAAGTCAAGCACATGAAAGATGATGTTGAAACAAACCACAAAGCGACAAACTGTGAAGCAGTAACTGCTTTTTGA